In Aspergillus fumigatus Af293 chromosome 6, whole genome shotgun sequence, the genomic window CTTGGCTGGTCCATCATGGTGCGTGTTGATGATCAGACTTATAGTTTGATGGGCGTGAAGGACCCTGGGAACGACGTCCAACCGGCTGTTGTGCAGGGCGCGGAGTATACGGCGACTCATTCGGTGTTCACTGCTAGTGCTGGGACGGTGATGGTCACGCTTGATTTCTTCTCGCCAGTGTCGCCTGCAAATTATCTGCGGCAGTCACTTCCTTTTAGTGAGTGTGCGTTGTGCGCTTGTTGACGAGGAGCTAATGTTTGTCATAGGTTACCTGACTGTGTCTGTTTCTGGAACTGCTGGGAATAGCGTACAGGTATTCTCGAGTATTGATGGGAGATGGACTGGTGAGTCTGAAGGGGCTGTCTGCGAGTTTAATAATGCAGGATCTACTGCTATGTTTTCACTGAAGGTCGAGGATGCTACGCTGTACGCTGAGAGTAGTGATATGGCTACGTGGGGAGAAGCTATATTTGCATCACgaccagcatcttcttcaaagctTTCTTTTGCATCGGGAAATAAAGCCCTAGTAATGTCGCAGTTCGTCAAAGTTGGCAGGCTGGCTGCAGGCCGCCAGCAGTGCAAGTCTGGCGACATCGTGGCACTCTCTCATGACCTTGGGGTTGTGACTGGTGACCAGGAAGTCACTTTTGCCATCGGGTATGTGCGGGAAAAGGCGATCAACTACCTTGGAAAGGCATACACGGGTTATTATAGGGCAGAGTATCCTGATACATACAAAGCAGTCTCATACTTTCTGGATGACTATTTGGATGCCCTCAGCGAGTCCCTAATACTCGATCGAAAATTGTCTACCACAGCAGAATCGGTCGCGGGACAAAAGTATGCGGACATTGTCACATTGTCAACTCGGCAGGCGTACGGGGGGATTGATCTGACAATTCCAGACGATACTCTCGACAGCAGCGAGACATTAGccttcatcaaggagctcTCCAGCGATGGCAATGTTAACACGGTGGATGTCATCATGCCTGCCTTTCCCATATACTGGGTGATGGATCCGGATTATATCAGACTACTGTTAGAGCCGATGATGAAGTATCTCTCAGCCGGGCGCTGGCACAAACCGTATGTGATCCACGATATGGGCAGCCATTATCCCAACGCCATCGGACATGATGATCAACAAGCGGAACCGATGCCCATTGAGGAGTGTGGGAACCTCATGGTTCTCATTCTAGCATATGTGCGCGCAACTGGCGATGAGGCATGGGCAGCCCAGTATTTCAACATTCTCAAAGGATATGCCGACTATCTGGTGCAAAATGGCATCGACATCGCTGAGCAGCTGTCGTCAAatgatgctgctggtccGCTGGCAAATGAAACCAACCTCGCCATCAAAGCAGCGGTTGGTCTCAAGGCATTCGGAGAACTTACGGGATTAACCGAGTATTCTAGCATTGCCCACTCACGAGCCGACCTACTCTTCGCCCAAGGATTGGGCACAGATGAGCAAAAGACTCATTTCGTGCTGCAGTACCCTGACAAGCCATCTTCGTGGAAGATACCTTATAACCTCTACCCAGATGTGTTGTTGGGCCTTGGAACTTTCCCCAGGGAAGTTCACCAGATGAGCAGTGCATTTTTCAAGTCAGTAAGAGGTGAATACGGTGTCCCCCTAGACAGCCGGCAAGACTGGGCCAAGTCGGACTGGAACATGTGGCTAGCAGGCACACTGGACAACAGCACTTGCAGCGAATTTGTCAATGATCTGTGGGCGTTCATGACCAATGGCAAGCATGATTGGCCATTCTCAGATAGATATATCGCGACCTCAGCGAAAGGTAACACGCCCGGTGTTCCAGTGCTGTGTCGAGCACGTCCAACAGTGGGTGGGCATTTTGCCTTGCTGGCATTACAGGGACCCGGATCCCTTCGAGTGAGGCTACCAAAGCAGGAGGAAAGCTCCAGCCTGGGAGCGCAAGGCAGCCAGCAGGTTCTGGGCGAAGAAAGGCAAGAGCTCTGATGTTGAGCTGACTAGGCGTTGCATGTGTGCTCTTGACATAGAGATGTGGCCATCTATTACGTAGCGCCAAATAACTTCATCtatctctctttctctctgcttttctttcttggaaATACATCCAAAACATCCTGAGAGTAGGTGCAGTGAATGGATTGAGCCGCAGGAAAAAAGCGGAGGTAGAATTGCTGAATAGGACACCCAGCCACCAGACAGAAACACAGcgagaaagaaacaaagcACTTGTCTCCATCACCctgtcttcaatctcctggAGAGACTTAGATCAATATTCCGTGCAGTAGCAGCGTAGCACCGTCTTTATATGTGGACCAACCGCTGAATCCCTTGCGGCGGCGCTGGCCCCTGCGGTGGCCGCTTACATAAGCTGGTGACGGCGGGCTTTCTTTTCGGGGCGAAACCAACGAGCAACAGGAAGAGACTCAACTAACTTGCCCAACTCCAGCATCCCTAAACGAACCACCGGCCtgctttttttctcttcctcctccttcatctccgcttcctccttgTCGAGCATCGTTGATCCTTTTCTTCGTACTTTCATTTGATTCCCACTCATGGCTTCTGTAAGTTGTCTCGACCTCCCCACGTCGTGCTTGTCTTCCACCACCCCCCCGTCTTGCTTTCCCTGTGTAGCTTATCCATCTCTACACTGCGAGAGCTACGCGTTCAGTAGAGTGCTCGCATGCAATCGCTGTTGGGATCTGAAGCTAACAAGCTTATCCTGCTATTTTTCTAGCCCCGTCCTCCTCACAACTTTGCTTCCCAAGGTTATTCTCTACCGAACGGTGCTGCGCCTGCCACTGGTCCTGTGCCTGGCGCCgcccctcttcttcccaacAATGGCCGGGTGATTCAAAACGGCCCCGTCAGAGTGTTGTGTATTGCAGATGTCAGAGGTGGGTCGCATGAAGGAGCTACAGTTTCGGTTGCAGACAACATAGCTGAAGATCCGGCACTGACATACGTCTTGCGCAGGAAATCTGAAATCCTTGAATGAGCTGGCCAAGCAGGCCCGTGCTGACCATATCATTCACACCGGTGACTTTGGCTTCTACGATGATACCTCTCTTGAGCGAATTGCAGACAAGTGAGTTAGACTCTACGTTTTGTTCGCAACTGTTCGACATCAGCCATAATCCTAACCTGTTATGAAAACGCGCTATAGGACTCTGAAGCATGTGGCACAATATTCTCCATTGCTGCCCGAAAGTGTGAAGCGCACGATCGCCCAGACTCCCCCTCAGCAGTCTATTAAGCAACGATTCACCCCCGATCAACTCCCCCTTTCCGAACTTCCAATGCTGCTCGACAAGCGGCTCACACTCGATGTTCCTGTATACACCGTTTGGGGTGCATGTGAGGATGTCCGGGTGCTGGAGAAATTCCGCTCCGGGGAGTACAAGGTCAACAATCTGCACATCATTGACGAGGCTAACTCGCGGTTGCTTGATATCGGAGGCGTGAAGCTTCGTCTGCTTGGTCTGGGAGGTGCGGTTGTCATGCACAAGCTGTTTGACAATGGCGAGGGCAAGACCACAATTGCTGGTGGTCAAGGCACCATGTGGACCACTCTGCTTCAAATGGGCGAGCTGATCGACACAGCCAACCGCGTATACGACCCATCGGAGACCCGCATTTTTGTCACTCACGCCTCGCCCGCTCGAGAGGGGATGCTGAACCAGCTGTCCGTGACCCTCAAGGCTGACTTCTCCATCTCAGCTGGTCTCCATTTCCGCTATGGTTCTTCCTACAACGAGTTCTCCGTCAATCCCTCTCTGGACCACTACCGCGGTAAGCTCGCCGCCTCCAAGGCTTCTTTCAACGATGTTTGGGAGACCGTCCGCGGTGAGGTGGAAGCCGCTATCTCCTCCAACGAAGCTCAAAAGACCCTCTTGGACAATGCTCTCGACGTCGTTCAGAGAATGCCTACTGTCGCCAACGGTGGAAATCCATTTGGTGGCCCCACTGCGCCTGGCAACGCCGCTGGACAAGTCGATGAGAGCGCCTTCAAGAACATGTGGAACTTCAACCTTGCAGATGCCGCATTtggcttcctcgtccttgaGATCGAGGGTGGTCGCATTGCGACAGAGATGCGCGCTCAGGGCTTCAACTTTGCCCACCGTACTGGAAAGCCTCAGGTTGCTGCGGGTCAGACAGTAGCTGGTGgccttccagcttctccagccactACCGCCCGTGTCCCCAGCGCTACTCCTCCCCAGTTCGGTCAAGCCCCTCCTGCTCCCGCTAGGGCTGCGGCACCCGCCCAACAGCAAACTCAGGCAAAGGGACCTGCTGCGGGTCCCACTCGGGCATCCCCTGTACCCGTAATTCCTAAGCCTGCAACCCCACAGCCCTCTGCTGGCGCCACACCTCAACCCAGTGCTGCTTCCCCGGACAAGGCGGCTACCGTCGAGTCCAACGGCACTGCCCAGCCAGAGAAGCCCTCGGAATCCCCTTTGCCCAGAGGTGAGAAAAAGCAGAGCAACGGACTGTTCGTCTCGAATGTCGATAACGAGCAGGCGGTTCGCGATTTGTTCCCTGAGGAAGATAAGGCGAAGATTCTTAAGGTCGAAAAGTGGGGCAAGTACAACCATGTGGTGACCTTCGCAACTGTCGAGGAAGCGAAGGCCGCGCTTGATCGTCAACCAGCCGAACACAAGAAGCCCAGCGCCCCGGGCCAACCTCGCAAGCCTAATCTGAAGTTCTTCGAGGACCGCGGCTCCCACCGTGGTAATGCCGGCACCTGGCAAGCTAGCAACAGAGGCACCAACACATCCCAGCGCGGATACCAGAGCGGAGGTGCTAGTGACAGCGAGGGAGGCCGAGGACGTGGTGGTTTCAGTGGACGCGGACGCGGCCGTGGTACCGACCGCGGTGGACGTGGTGGAAGAGGTGGCCGTGGTGGCTTCGGCAAGGGAGGCACCTCGGACTCTCCTGcagcatcgacatcgacaCCCTCCGGTGACAAGCCCACCCCTTCTGGTGGAGAGTCCTGAGCGTGATATCATTTCCTCATTTGCCTGTTCTTCTGTGTTATGTCCTTGCCACCTTCCAATTTCCCCGGCACGCTGTGTTCAATTAGTCTCTCATGGTTGTTaatttcttctcttgtgATATTTGCAAAGCCTTtactttctcctcctttcagcttcttttcttcactTATTTTCTTCGTTTCTGAGCGAGATGCACATGGACATTTCTTACACTCTAGTAGAAGACCTTATCATTCGGTCCCCTTCGACTGGCGAGTATGGAAGTTGTTGGAGCAGAAGGTGCCCCTCCGCAAGAGAGAGGAAGCTGCCAACTTTGGTGCGGATGACAAttggaaaaaaaagagacGAAGGAAGCAAttaaaagaaaaaaaaaaacgaaACCATtaacaagaacaagaacagCAGACAGGAAAGGGCACCAACAGCGACCTTTTGTGTATTCTAAGTCTTTCCTGGCACGCACCAATATCGATACCCTTGTAGCTTCAGCTTCGCTTTTCTTCTATAGATGCAATTGTGCAGCACATGAGTTTGTCTGGGTACGGTAACACAGGTTAGAGGTAGAACAATGGCTTGTATGCGAGGATTCAACAATTGTACTCAATATACATTTCTCGTGTACTACTGCTTTGAACAAAGTTAGAGCTGAGCAACAAGCAATTGCAATGACTACGGTCCCGTTCTTTGAGAAGCAAGAATCCGAAGCTCCAGTCCGAAAACAAGAAGAACACAAATACTCCAGATCCGGATGTGGCTGAATGGCCGACTGAAGTGAGGGCTGTTGCTGATGTACAGTCTTTCCAAACCAAAGCCCCAGTAGCGATTCCCGACTCCGTGCCTCAAGTGCGCCATTAAGCGGGGATAGGAAAGATTCACAATGAAAGAAAGTGGGTAAAGCGAGACAAATCCTGAACGAGAATGGCTGCCTTGAAGCGAAGATTCGAAAGCAACAAGGATTACTCAAGATTGGGAAAGTAATCAGAATGAACGACCCATGAAATCCACCCAAACTTCCTTTTAAAGACCTAAAAATTGTTCGTGGTAACATCAATTGCAGCGTCGTTTAACATGGGTATCTGTCTTCG contains:
- a CDS encoding putative glutaminase; translation: MHLYSITPWLLTSLCTLVSPLYTDTGQRGRVIHQPALPPSYPLAVRNPYLSAWLPSHRVQILPYAEPQFWAGQDLGWSIMVRVDDQTYSLMGVKDPGNDVQPAVVQGAEYTATHSVFTASAGTVMVTLDFFSPVSPANYLRQSLPFSYLTVSVSGTAGNSVQVFSSIDGRWTGESEGAVCEFNNAGSTAMFSLKVEDATLYAESSDMATWGEAIFASRPASSSKLSFASGNKALVMSQFVKVGRLAAGRQQCKSGDIVALSHDLGVVTGDQEVTFAIGYVREKAINYLGKAYTGYYRAEYPDTYKAVSYFLDDYLDALSESLILDRKLSTTAESVAGQKYADIVTLSTRQAYGGIDLTIPDDTLDSSETLAFIKELSSDGNVNTVDVIMPAFPIYWVMDPDYIRLLLEPMMKYLSAGRWHKPYVIHDMGSHYPNAIGHDDQQAEPMPIEECGNLMVLILAYVRATGDEAWAAQYFNILKGYADYLVQNGIDIAEQLSSNDAAGPLANETNLAIKAAVGLKAFGELTGLTEYSSIAHSRADLLFAQGLGTDEQKTHFVLQYPDKPSSWKIPYNLYPDVLLGLGTFPREVHQMSSAFFKSVRGEYGVPLDSRQDWAKSDWNMWLAGTLDNSTCSEFVNDLWAFMTNGKHDWPFSDRYIATSAKGNTPGVPVLCRARPTVGGHFALLALQGPGSLRVRLPKQEESSSLGAQGSQQVLGEERQEL